Within the Debaryomyces hansenii CBS767 chromosome E complete sequence genome, the region gatgaattgCATTAATGGCCAAACATCAGCCGGAAATCATACAGACTCCATTCCTTGCATAGATGACTCAGAAGGGTGTACTTCGAGGAACAAAAGTACTAGTACGCTAAGCAATTGCCCCAAGGAGGCCATAGATAGAACCGTCCCACCAATGCATAATTCCAATCATAAAACTGATCCAACGACACAAAATAGCCCCGGTAGTTCGCCATACCAGGAGAAATTCAACCGCAATTCAAGTTCTGGCTCTGGAATTCGTGATAACTCGTCCAATTTAAGTCTGTCTACCAATGCGTATATAGATTTTTATTCGTACGCAGACATGTTAAATAGCGAAATTGCCGAGGGATTCCACAGCGACAGCCAAACGGATAGAATTTCATATGTTGAAGACCTGAGCTGTGCAGATATGTCATCTCGGTTTTCTACCATAAGTATGGACGATTACGTCAACTGTATAGTGAGCGAAAGGGGTTCCTAGGAGTGGGGGTTCCCAAAAAATGAAATCGCACCAGCTATAGCCTGTTACCGTGTAATGTACACCTTCCGCTGCTGTTGCATGCATCCAAAAATTCGTCTATGGGACGTATAGTCGTCTTATTGTGTTATTGGTACTTCGTTTAGAATTTGTCCTCAGCTCCGTATTCAGCTTGGCAATtccatttttttcaatgtaTAGGTAAATTTAAGCTAGATATAATCATAATCAAAAACATTAGCACCACAGAGCCACTATAAATCACCTTTCATAGTCTACTCTAGTTCATAAACCCTGGAATTTCACCTGTCCCAAGATGGAAAACTAATTAGAGTCCGtattaattcattgattACATAATTTAGACGAACATATCTCAGCAAGAATCTCGCAAAGGATATTGAGGAAGACGTTAAGAGTATATATACACAATCTTTCAGTTAATTGATTGATTAATAAGTATCAAAGCCTAAGATAATACTATCTCatcaatttaattaaaacTGTTAACCGACCTACccttttttcaaattccataattatattataaacaatttttcaaactcATCTACAATAATGACTGAATCTTTATTTGATACCAAATTCACATCTGAACCATCTGCAGGCAATACAGCAGGTATTTCCTCGGAAGAGAGCCCTATCAATAACACAGGAGTATCTCCAAGTACTAATGGTAGCAATGACAATGCTAATGGTGAAACAAACACATTACCATCgattaatgataattctaattcatcagcattgataaattatagGGTCTTAGTTTCGGCTAAAGAGTCTGGATGCTTGATTGGACAAAATGGAGCAGTGATTGACTCAATTAGAGAAGAGACCAATACGAAGGCTGGCATTTCGAAGTTACAACCAGGTTCGCATGAGAGAATTCTTACCGTTAGTGGTACATTGGACGATTGCGCCAAAGCATTGAGTTATTTTGCACAGGCATTATGTAAtgcaaatattgaaaacttggTCAGCTACAGCTATTTTCCATTGAAACAATTGTCTCTGAATCCATGTGTCGAGGGCGAAACTACTATTTTAAGATTGTTGATTCCAAATGCTCAAATGGGAACGTTGATTGGTTCTAAGGGTGCCAGAATCCAACAAATCCAAGCGAATTACAATATTTCCATGATTGCTTCGAAATCCTTCTTACCGGGGTCAAACGAAAGATTAGTCGAATTACAAGGTACTGTCGACAACTTGTATGACTCGTTGAGAATTATCTCCAGGTGTCTCATCGAAGACTTCTCATCTATAGTAGGCACTAGTTATTATGTTCCAAAAGCATCCAATTATGCAAGAAATAATAACCAAACTAACAAGAGATTCAATAACCAAAATGCTGTTACTACTTCTATTTCGTTTGCAAATGATATGGTTGGTGCTTTAATTGGCAAAAACGGGTCGAGAATCCAAGGTGTACGTAAGGTTAGTGGTGCAACTATCGGAATTTCTGATGAAGTTGAAGGTAAGCCTGAGCGTGTATTCACTATATCGGGTACTGCTCATGCTGTTGAAAAGGCAAAAAGTTTATTGTATCATAATTTAGAAAGAGAAGAGCAAAGAAGAGCTGAATCTGAATCTAAATAAATAACTCTATGTTTCCTTTGTAATTTctatttttcatcttcctttCGTTATGGTGTATTTTCCCACTCCTATGTATGTTTATATAATGTTGTGTTAATATAAgttttatttgtatttttattagaatctATATAATTAACCTACCAGTCACAAGTATTACCAATTAAAGTTGCTAATTgttcaagatattttacatctatatcatcaaatCCTTCTAAGGTCAAACAATCAATATCTAAAACTCCTACTACTTGGCCTTTGTTTACAATTGGTACAACAATCTCACTCTGAGTTTCTCCATCACAGGCTATATGACCCGGATACTCGTTTACATTTGGAACTAATTGGGTCTTTGCTGATGATGCAGCATTCCCACAAACACCCTTCCCAaacttgattatttgaCAAGCTACCTTACCCTGAAATGGTCCtaatatcaattcatcTGTTCTGGGTTCATTTAAGACATAGAAGCCAGACCAATTAACATTAATCTTCATTGAATGATATGCATGCcataataaagatgaaCAGTTGGCTAAATTAGCTACCCAGTTCCTAGTATCGTATGATAATGCTTCATATGAGTCTACTACAGATTGTAAAATTTCCTCCTTTCCACCATCATTGGAATAGCTCGTATAGTCAGCGTGATGTTTACCTTCGCCCATATTGAATGTCTTTAATAGCTATATTTCTGTATATACTACCAAAAGTAGGTTTTCTCTTcagaatatcaaaaatttattgcGCAGCAGGCCAACTAAAGACGATAAGCTTGTGATATCTTTTATTCTGTATATCAACATTAACTATGAATGAGCATGATGATAGAGTTCTATCAAGTAATGACGAGAGGTTTAACAGATTTTTGGAATATAGAGGAATAAAAAGAGTGCCGAAATCTACTGATCAGcatgatgaagaaacaagGTCTCCTAGAGAATCCAGAAGGAGTtacaatttattttctggtagtgatgatgaatcaGTGGTTGAGGCCAATATTAACGCTGAAAACCATAATCTAGGCATATTCGATGTCgataatatagatattgATATGAACGATGAAAGAGTAATTGACTATTTTGGACTTAGTAGACTTGAGGAGAATCCTGATGCAGACGAATTCTATACTGAAAGAAGAGAGAGCTTTACTTCagatgaatttaatgaGGTAGATTTAAGAATTGATGAGAATAATGATGTTTGTACAAGCACCgttgataaagaaattcaatatgttgctttcaataaattcgGAGATCGAAGATATGGGAATAACTCTAAGGATCGTACTAAGTATGAACCTATCGAGCCAGAGGCTGTAAATGATAAGTTTCCACTTAACAGTCAAATAGCGTTTTTAAATTGGGAAGCTCATGATTCAACAACTCGGGTGGAAATTGCAAGCTCGAATGGCCTTGAGAGCAATGATGaagacaataataataatgatgatgataattacgataatgatgatgatgataattacgataatgataatgataaggACGGTGataacaatattaataataacttCAAAACAGTAACTAATAACCAGATCGATATAGATCATGACAAGGAGCCTATATCCAATAAAAATCAAGAATACAGTAGAATACGGAGAATTTGTAAAACTAATGGCGGTATTTATGATCCACATAGGTCTGAATTTACCGCAATTGAAGATTCAGACCCAACTAAGCTTGTTATTTTACCTCCAGCTCAAAAATTTAGGGATCTGATACAATTGGAACCTTTAGGAgttaagaaattaatggGTCTTGATAATGTTCGAAAatataagaataatataagtGCAACAATATCCGATTCTGAAGgaaataattttcttgtCACTTGTGCAAATTCGGATATAgtaatatttgattttgattccATATCTCAATTGCCGAATCACTTACCCGTATTTCGCTTTGATACAAAGCCTACATTTACTTCTACAACGGATAGACT harbors:
- a CDS encoding DEHA2E19492p (similar to uniprot|O74919 Schizosaccharomyces pombe SPCC757 SPCC757.09c protein), yielding MTESLFDTKFTSEPSAGNTAGISSEESPINNTGVSPSTNGSNDNANGETNTLPSINDNSNSSALINYRVLVSAKESGCLIGQNGAVIDSIREETNTKAGISKLQPGSHERILTVSGTLDDCAKALSYFAQALCNANIENLVSYSYFPLKQLSSNPCVEGETTILRLLIPNAQMGTLIGSKGARIQQIQANYNISMIASKSFLPGSNERLVELQGTVDNLYDSLRIISRCLIEDFSSIVGTSYYVPKASNYARNNNQTNKRFNNQNAVTTSISFANDMVGALIGKNGSRIQGVRKVSGATIGISDEVEGKPERVFTISGTAHAVEKAKSLLYHNLEREEQRRAESESK
- a CDS encoding DEHA2E19514p (similar to uniprot|P36088 Saccharomyces cerevisiae YKL069W Hypothetical ORF); the encoded protein is MGEGKHHADYTSYSNDGGKEEILQSVVDSYEALSYDTRNWVANLANCSSLLWHAYHSMKINVNWSGFYVLNEPRTDELILGPFQGKVACQIIKFGKGVCGNAASSAKTQLVPNVNEYPGHIACDGETQSEIVVPIVNKGQVVGVLDIDCLTLEGFDDIDVKYLEQLATLIGNTCDW
- a CDS encoding DEHA2E19470p (no similarity), whose translation is MTNTDDIFERIIESSNSSRNNSISLPCNNEDYVAPILDYTSEVFSNPNIEYNHIHLVCCDGEPHAHPAKVPLRRWSRSRSIVSNSLMNCINGQTSAGNHTDSIPCIDDSEGCTSRNKSTSTLSNCPKEAIDRTVPPMHNSNHKTDPTTQNSPGSSPYQEKFNRNSSSGSGIRDNSSNLSSSTNAYIDFYSYADMLNSEIAEGFHSDSQTDRISYVEDSSCADMSSRFSTISMDDYVNCIVSERGS